The genomic stretch CCAATTCAGATAAGATACgaaaaatcaaaatccaaaaaaaatctgTTCCCCCTACTTGATTGGTGATTGCACTACTTCAAAGCAGAACCTgctttgatatcacttgttagatcaagacgcacgtgagaggggggtcaatcacgtgattttcaaaacttgttctttttggttttgaaaacgaAGTGCGCAACGGAATTCTAAGTAAGAAAGCAAAATGGAAAAGCAAGCAAAAGAGTACGCGTtcagttttacttgattcggagccttcagcgactcctactctaaaacCCAAGTCCCACGGATCTATCAACGGGTAATCCACTAAGTACCTCTTCTGGAATAGCCAGAAGTGGAAATCAAGTACAAAAAGAGTCGGAGAAGTGTAACACACTACACTTCCTATttgtagaaattaagtacaataatTAACTTTGTTACCAAACACTGTTTGCAGTCGGTCGGCTCGAGCTCAGTGTTTGGACGGTTTTTCAACGACAGTCGAGCGTAACAGATTCATAGCAGGACAACTGTAGAAAACTGAAGTAGTCGGAAAGTCAATCAGACACTTAGAAGCTCGTAAAGAAGATGTATACAATGGCTTAGGCGAACATTCCTTTTATTAAGCATGGAAGGCGTTTTCCATAGTCTCGAAAATACCTTCCATAATCTTAAAAGTGCATCCAATATATAAAATCTAATCTCAAATAACTCACTCCTTAAATATAACGAAGTCTAAGATTTATCCATTAGAATGCATCTTCTATAGCACCGAATGCACTTTTCGTGAATAGTATATAAGCGctttttaatatttgaaaatatctCGGACACTGTATGAACAAAGCTTTTTTACTCCTAATGTCCTACACTCACCGTCTCCACCAACACTCTCTCCTATCCGTCAGCATTGATCAACCAGTTGACTAGCGCCATAGACATTGAGCCCCTGGATCAAGGTTGCAACCGCTGCGCGTGGTCGCATTAATCTCTGTGCGAGCTCGGCGCCGCCATGTGGTTTGTcggggaggggaggggaggggaggggaggcGTACGGTGAAGAGGAGAAATTTAGAGATATTAGCGAATCCCTTCGTCCATTATTTTAACGCCGCATCTGGTTTCCACCCATGTGATATTCGTGTTTCCAGGCATGTGCTAATTTGACCTGCAATCTCTTGTAACTAATTTCGTTGAATTTTATCACAATAGCATTTTCGAGTGGCTAATccgacccaaaaaaaaaaaagaaaagaaataacaaaACCGGAAGAAAGATTGGAGTGGAATAATTGAGGAGAGACTCGAAGGTGATTAAAGACGGTTCGTCTCATTAATCGTACTCTTACCTAATCGAGATGGCTCATCTCACTGGCCATTAATTAACGACGATAGTCGGTGATTGCGACAGCGATTCTCAAATTGTATAAATGGTCCATGCCTTCACATATTGTCGAGTGATATGGACCAGATCACCTCAACAATAaatatatatcatatataaatatatatatgtggatcaaCCAATTGTATTTTAATGTCTCATGCTTCATGGCACCGTTGACTGCAACAATTGCTCCACTATGCAGCAAGTGATCTCAATTGAAACACCGCAATAATATCTTTCAATCAATGGTGTGCAACTAGTCACCATGGGCCATCTCATCGAACAAGACTTGTATAAATATTATAGCATGTATATAGTGTGACAATTTGTTTGAGCAACTCGATTGAGGTGTCATATTTACATTTAGTATATAGGCATGCAGTTAAGCACAGTAGTTAGGTTAACAGTTTAATTGTAAtacattatataatttatttatagtagattatatatgttataaCTTAATTGTTATAGTTTGATTTTGTtgtatgctaacactttgttacAATTTAATTatagtagatgatataatttatttataataggTGTTCTAGTTCAATTTTAGTAGTGCTAATAGTAGTTATAGTTAAATTACAATCTGTCATTATTTGATTCAAGTATCATAATCTTATAGTAGGTGTCATGATTTAATAGTACAACAACAATTTTAATTTGGTCATATATTGCACGGTAAATGAATGTTCATGTATATTGAGTATCAATTAAAGGGCATGTCAGAGTTTGATTGTAGCATCATATTGGGTGCAGCATTCAATTGTTGATATTACCATATATACTAGAGCAAATACGTGCCGTCGTTGAATTATAATACGAATTGTATTTCAGTAAATAAATTACGAATGCAAAGTTCCCTTTGTCATCTACACCTTTCCCAAAATTTAAAAGGCAATAAAGGCAATTTGGCATATTTTTTGAAGGCAAACTAATTTGTACGAAAATTGATATTAATTGCCGAAATAGAAATGAGATGGACTAGCAATTATTTTATATATGTCAGCGTAGAGTTAGATTTATTAGAAATCACGAGTGACGACAAAATAGAAAAACTTGTGCAGGAAAAGACACTATATATTTCTCTTAATACGAGGAGGTCCATCATATCATTTATTTGCGAATGACAAACAAAAAATCATAATCCACAATTCAGTTAAGACAAGATGCCTTCGAAATTAATAGTACCTTGAATTTTTGTATGAttttcattttttagaaaaaCAACGAAAAAAAAGGGTAAGCCTGCAAGCAGTACACTCACCTCAAAGTGGTTCGAAACTCTTAATCCAAAGAAATTCCAATTTGTTCTCCCACGCATTACCTGAATAATAAATATCAACCAGTCCTCGGATTATTGATCACTTTTCATAGGGTAGTATAAGCATTCTACAAAATACTAAATAGGGGTGCAACTACCAGAATGACTAAATGGAAATAAGAATAACTGTTTACTCTGCTTCAAGCGGTCCTATACAAAATCCTGAATAATGACCATATAAAACCTGCAGTTCAGCCTATGGCAGTCAATCACTATAACATAAAGAATAAGAGATGCTTGAAAACACCAACATCAACAGCAAGACAGTAGTCTGTAGTGTCAATCCATTACAACCCTCGAGGCATCAGGAGATACATTCTTCTAAATTGAGTTTACATCAAGTGTGAATCTCAGTAACTCCCCATTGGAGGCATGCCAAAAGGTGGCATGGGTGGCATTCCCATGCCTCCCATTGGTGGTACTGGTGGAGGTCCATAACCTCCTCCCATAGGACCTCCCATGCCAGGCGGAGCTGGTAATGCAAGGGGCAGCAACTGGGCGTACATATTCTGCAGAGAATCAAACCTAGTTAAAATCAAAACTTGCGAGACATCAACCAGGAAAACAGGAAAACATTGGGTACCTGTTGTGCAACCaaatctttttcttccttttcttttgttttctcctCAAGTTGTGATTCAATTTTATACTTTACAAGCTCATCAACTTTACTAGCGTACTCACGAATAAACTGTGAATAGAACACATGACATGATTACACTTATTTGAAGGGATAATTTCCAAAACATAGTGAAGCGAAATATATTAAAACAAATTGGAAGGTCAAAACAGATCACCTGTAGTAAGTATGGGAAAGCAAAATCAATCATATTGTTGATCCAGGCAAGTTCAAGGGCAACATCAGGACGGATCAAATCATAACAGATGAAGAGACAAGCAGCAAAGCATTCTTTCTTTCCCTGTAATACAAAACCAAGCAATGCATAAGCTACAACTTCTGAAGAAAAAATGCAAATGACCTCATATGTTTTATTCCCTACTAGATATGAAGATACAGACTATTCAGTAGCTGCACGAATAAAATCACTAGACTTAATGTACCCAGAAGAAACCATATACCAAATTTTGCTGTAAAAATACTCCGCTAAAGCAGTTTTTGTGGTCACTGGTCATACTTGAAACATCATTTTGTTCAAGTAAAACTGTATTTAGTAATTTTGACTACCTTGCAACACTCATTCTGAGTATGAGGAACTGCAATTTGTTAATTTGAAATTGTATTTTCCAATAAAGCAAAAAACTAGCATCGCAAGGTTGGTATGGCACTTCCAACCAAGATGTGCACATATCACCAACATTGGACAATATATATTAGCTACTCAAGATGTAGAAATAGTTGATACAAACTGCTAAATCAAGTGTTATGAAACCAAACTCACTAATGAAGAAATAGAatatagaaaattttcaaaagaaaatccaTCTTTTTAATGGTAACTTCACGAATCAAATAATCATGACTAGTTTTTGATAtactaataaaaattattttagaaatgaaGCATTCTTTGAGAGCCTTTTTGCTTGAAATGATCTATTCTACCTGTTCGATGAAATAAACAAGCAATTCTTCTGAAAATTCATGATCACCAGACTGTGAACAAGTCTCCATTGCATCTTTGTAAAGTTTGTCTTTCTTGGACAACGCAATGGATTGCTTCCACCTTCCAGCTTTCTTATAGATATAAGCAGCAATTCTTCGCATCTCAAGAAGCTCATGTTTTTCAATCTAGATTTGGAAAAGACAGTTTTAAGGAGAAGATCCATGAATATAGAACGTTGACAACAACAATTTACCCTTTGTGCAAGGCCAATCTGATCAAAATTGTCATGCAAGTCAACTGATTCGCGTAATCTGTCATAGTCTTCCTCCTCAACATAAATTTCATTTAAGGCCTCATTAACAGCAGACACATTGTTACTTTGAACAGCTATCATATATGGCTTGACAAGATGCAAGTGGCCAGCCTGAAGTAATAAAGTATTAGAGAAATAACTCCTGTCTAACcttatttaaactaaaaaaaaattctaaaaaaacagCCTGATTTAAAGTTGTTCGCAAAAACCAACCAGTCtgatttgaaataaaagaagtgCACCCACAAAAAATTAGGAAAAGTTTGCACCTTTCGCATGATATCTACAACCCGAGTGTGGTCCACACGGAGTGCCAGCACATGCAAAACATCATTAATAAGGTCAGGATGTTCTTGGAAGTAGAAATGTACAGCCTTGTAATAGAGCTCAACATTTGCAACTTTAACAATGACATCTTTGAACTGCATATGATCCCACGCATCTGGAGAATGATTCATAATAGTTGTGGCAGCATTGTCAAATTCATCATATTGTATATACAAATAGGTTAGCTCTTTCCAGTGCTGTTGCTCATCACAAGCACGAATAAGCTTGGGGATGTTCAAACGGGTTGAGAAAAGTTTAATGTGCTCCATAAGTTTCTCTGGTCTATATCTAGCATATAAGACTCCCAATTCTGTAAATATGCCCATGTGTGCGCGTTCCAGACCAAGTCCACTCTCCATAAGGGAAATTAATTCGTTGAAGCAACCTCTGTTCTGATAATATTCGCTGACCTCTTCCAAATCATCCACCTAAAATGAACATCAGCAAATAAAGTGAGCTACCACTTAGAATACAGTAACATCTTAATAGCCTAGGAAATGTAGTAGAGGGGAGTGTTGATACGAGGAAAAACTACCTGGATAATTATATTTAGACCGCATATTTGCGCCAAGCGGAACTCCTCAGCGTCAACACAAGCAAAACAAACTTCCTTCCATGTCTTTGAGCTATTCGCTTTGCGAGCAGCATCAACAGCACCCTGGAACTGTTTCAGCTTAACAAGTGTGCAAGCCAATTTGGCCCAGTTGGAAATAAAAGCAAAAATTATCTTAGCAGCTTCATAAAGAGCATCATCGAACAATCTGTCTCCTACGGTTTGAAGGTTAGCAACATTTGGCATTAGAATGAACTCCTCAATGTCACCTAGCCTATCAATCTTAGCATAAGCAAATATAAGTTCGCCATCCACTTTTGGTTCTTTGAGCTTCTGCCTAACCATCAGCAAGTACTTCACAAGATCATGATAAACATTGGCATCTTCAGCAGCCCGAATGACATCATGGAATTGGGTTTCATCGTCAGCACGAATGAAAGACTCAATAGCATCACTTACTAAGCCCTCCCGTAATTGAGCTTTGGCAACCTGGCTCCATACAGCATCTTCCTCAACACGGAAAGCAAACTCTACAGCTCTCTCTATGCTTTGGATGTTGTCCAAAAGAACATTGACAGCCTGAacatttaaattgaatttctTGAAGATGGCAAAGGCTTCCTCATATAGTTGTGCTTCAACAGCTACCTCACCAACTGCAGGGCCATCAAAATTATCTAATCTGTTAATGTAATCCATGACCCTTGGTGGATCTGCTTTGATAGCTGTTAAAATCAGCAGGTTCTGCAAATTGAAGTTTCCACTAAAGGCAGAATTCTGTAGCACAATTTTCTCAAGTAGTTCAATCAGTTCATGTGGAAGATCAGCAGTCATGAAAGCTTTAACAGCTGCAGAGACTTGCTCTGGACTCTTGCTCTCAGGCAATGCAGTAGAAACAACTTGATCAATAAGCTGTCTTCTATATTCATTTTCAGGCTGAAGAACTTTCTCCCACATGTCAGCATCCATCCTTTCAACTACATATCTGTCACCAAAGAATATAGCGAATCATAACCATAAAGAGAGAGAGTTAACaaggtaatttttaaataaacacCAAATCCTACCTGGCTTGAAGCTTGAACAATGAATTTTTGTTAGTGACATTTATTAGTTCATCATCACATTGACCTCGTCTGTATGCAACAACAGCAAGAGTAGGATCCCGTTTCTCACAATATTTGCCAACAACACGTGAATCATAGTAGGGGTTAGTGGTAAGAAAATGCTCTGGGTTGTTGTTGCTGTCTATAATAATTTTTCCCAGAGCATTATGCACGTGCACATCTTGGCTCCCCTCACTTACAAGATGTTCCAGAAATTGTGTGAGCAAACGCAAACGGTTCCTGCTTTCCATTTGATGATAAGTAGAATTCAATTTGCAAAAAGAGTATTTCTCAGGGCATATAATGTATAAACCACATACCTCTTCTCACACTCAGCCACAAGGGGCTCAACTGGAAGGAGAGACCGGACAGAAAGAATCAAACCTTTGATGAAATCTTCAGGACATTCATCATCCAGCAGCTGCCCCACGACCATGGGGGCATTTCCTGGGTTTACCTATGAATATAACGAAAGAATAAATGATAAATGACCTTATTGATAAATGTCTAAACCTGTAATAACTGCAGTTAGCTGATCAATGCAAATTATAACACACGAGAATGCAGCTTAAATGAATATCTTACTTTCTGAACATAACCTTCAATATAACGAAGCATGTTGTTTGTGTATAAATAATGAGTCAAATCAGGCACAAAACCAAAACGATCGCAGACATTGATCAAAGGCCTTGCATCGGGAAGTTTGGCTTCCATCAGAAAATTCTTTGTTTTCTCAGGGTCATAGAAGTTGGATTCTCTTGTCACACGTTCGACCTCTTTTAACTGTCCAGTTTTTGCCGCTGCCTCAATATATTTGAAGTgtatatctggatcttcactattcaaataaaaataatttaaaaaatcagcTTTTCCTTTCATGTTCACAAAACACAATCCCTTAACACTTCTCATCTCAAGAAGTACCTGGAGCTCAAATAAGATCCCAAGAAAAAGTAAAGGCCTTCATATGACTTAAATTGCTCAAATAGTTTTATGCAGGCATCAACACCTAACTGCTCTGAATATTCCTTAGCAGCCTGCAAAAAGGAAGGATGTTATGAAATTAGAAAAACAACAACCCAAACATCTACTGAGTACAAAAGGGCACCTGCACAATTATCTGAAGGTTCCCTCTCAAATTAACAAGTAAAAGGTCTTTCATGCACTCTAGAGCCCACTCCTTTGACAGTGTTCCAAAGAACTCGACAAG from Zingiber officinale cultivar Zhangliang chromosome 5B, Zo_v1.1, whole genome shotgun sequence encodes the following:
- the LOC121984100 gene encoding clathrin heavy chain 1-like; the encoded protein is MAAANAPIVMQEVLTLPSIGINSQFITFTHVTMESDKYICVRETSPQNSVVIVDMSMPMQPLRRPITADSALMNPNSRILALKAQIPGTTQDHLQVFNIEAKTKIKSHQMPEQVAFWKWISPKMLGLITQTSVYHWSIEGESEPVKMFDRAANLTNNQIINYKCDPSEKWLVLIGIAPGAPEKPQLVKGNMQLYSVDQQRSQALEAHAASFTTFKVVGNENPSILISFASKSSNAGQITSKLHVIELGAQPGKPGFTKKQADLFFPPDFADDFPVAMQISQKYSLIYVITKLGLLFVYDLETASAVYRNRISPDPIFLTSEAASIGGFYAINRKGQVLRATVNETTIIPFISGQLNNLELAVNLAKRGNLPGAENLVVQRFQELFSQTKYKEAAELAAESPQGILRTPETVAKFQSVPVQPGQTPPLLQYFGTLLTRGKLNAFESLELSRLVVNQNKNNLLENWLAEDKLECSEELGDLVKTVDNDLALKIYIKARVTPKVVAAFAERREFDKILIYSKQVGYTPDYLFLLQTILRADPQGAVNFALMMSQMEGGCPVDYNTITDLFLQRNLIREATAFLLDVLKPNLPEHAFLQTKVLEINLVTYPNVADAILANGMFSHYDRPRIAQLCEKAGLYIRALQHYSELPDIKRVIVNTHAIEPQALVEFFGTLSKEWALECMKDLLLVNLRGNLQIIVQAAKEYSEQLGVDACIKLFEQFKSYEGLYFFLGSYLSSSEDPDIHFKYIEAAAKTGQLKEVERVTRESNFYDPEKTKNFLMEAKLPDARPLINVCDRFGFVPDLTHYLYTNNMLRYIEGYVQKVNPGNAPMVVGQLLDDECPEDFIKGLILSVRSLLPVEPLVAECEKRNRLRLLTQFLEHLVSEGSQDVHVHNALGKIIIDSNNNPEHFLTTNPYYDSRVVGKYCEKRDPTLAVVAYRRGQCDDELINVTNKNSLFKLQARYVVERMDADMWEKVLQPENEYRRQLIDQVVSTALPESKSPEQVSAAVKAFMTADLPHELIELLEKIVLQNSAFSGNFNLQNLLILTAIKADPPRVMDYINRLDNFDGPAVGEVAVEAQLYEEAFAIFKKFNLNVQAVNVLLDNIQSIERAVEFAFRVEEDAVWSQVAKAQLREGLVSDAIESFIRADDETQFHDVIRAAEDANVYHDLVKYLLMVRQKLKEPKVDGELIFAYAKIDRLGDIEEFILMPNVANLQTVGDRLFDDALYEAAKIIFAFISNWAKLACTLVKLKQFQGAVDAARKANSSKTWKEVCFACVDAEEFRLAQICGLNIIIQVDDLEEVSEYYQNRGCFNELISLMESGLGLERAHMGIFTELGVLYARYRPEKLMEHIKLFSTRLNIPKLIRACDEQQHWKELTYLYIQYDEFDNAATTIMNHSPDAWDHMQFKDVIVKVANVELYYKAVHFYFQEHPDLINDVLHVLALRVDHTRVVDIMRKAGHLHLVKPYMIAVQSNNVSAVNEALNEIYVEEEDYDRLRESVDLHDNFDQIGLAQRIEKHELLEMRRIAAYIYKKAGRWKQSIALSKKDKLYKDAMETCSQSGDHEFSEELLVYFIEQGKKECFAACLFICYDLIRPDVALELAWINNMIDFAFPYLLQFIREYASKVDELVKYKIESQLEEKTKEKEEKDLVAQQNMYAQLLPLALPAPPGMGGPMGGGYGPPPVPPMGGMGMPPMPPFGMPPMGSY